Proteins from a single region of Calonectris borealis chromosome 14, bCalBor7.hap1.2, whole genome shotgun sequence:
- the RASSF7 gene encoding ras association domain-containing protein 7 has translation MELKVWVDGIQRVVCGVSEQTTCQEVVIALARAIGQTGRYVLVQKLREKERQLLPLECPLESLAKCGQYANDVQFVLRRTGPSVAERPSSEGAPQAPERTFIRASLPIKPRPAGTDAPRSREPKKSMTFNLGPTGSGDPFAVSRWRHQAREGMDLEGGGGVQPSKEELFRRVLRQQEQLHSLEAHGDTLETDLRLWERGRLAGQEDEILYLEHLVRRNETELGEEEFWQSELRLEKECERERQERVRSLRASLEEYTQRIYELSARTEALQEEIQWEMAERAKRGKETPVPSSTELEDMATKMKRDLEAKVKQGSQLESNLASVEKALEEAERNLQAQTQELEELNKELRQCNLQQFIQQTGATVTVLQARSEEDAQPEPSPRELPACRRNGGFPPTASVDSPPRASTKQLLGHPRTLPEPLVSSLNPEVVSTRQSIWR, from the exons ATGGAGCTGAAGGTCTGGGTGGACGGGATCCAGAGGGTCGTCTGCGGCGTCTCGGAGCAAACCACCTGCCAAGAAGTGGTCATCGCCCTGGCGCGGGCCATCG GTCAGACGGGCCGCTACGTGCTGGTGCAGAAGCTGCGGGAGAAGGAGCGGCAGCTGCTGCCGCTGGAGTGTCCCCTGGAGTCGCTGGCCAAGTGCGGGCAGTATGCCAACGACGTGCAGTTCGTCCTGCGGCGGACGGGCCCCAGCGTGGCCGAGAGGCCCTCCTCGGAGGGTGCTCCCCAAGCCCCCGAGAGGACGTTCATCCGGGCCAGCTTGCCCATCAAGCCCAGGCCCGCCGGCACGGATGCGCCCCGTTCCCGGGAACCGAAAAAATCCATGACCTTCAATTTGGGTCCTACAGGCTCCGGCGACCCCTTCGCCGTGAGCCGCTGGAGGCACCAAGCGCGGGAAGGGATGGACTTGGAGGGCGGTGGGGGTGTCCAGCCCTCCAAGGAGGAGCTGTTTCGGAGGGTGCTgcggcagcaggagcagctgcatTCCTTGGAGGCCCACGGGGACACCCTGGAGACGGACCTACGGCTCTGGGAGCGCGGCCGGCTCGCCGGCCAGGAGGACGAGATCCTCTACCTGGAGCACCTGGTGCGGAGGAACGAGACGGAGCTGGGCGAGGAGGAGTTTTGGCAGAGCGAGCTCCGGCTGGAGAAGGAGTGTGAGCGGGAGCGGCAGGAGCGGGTGAGGAGCCTGCGGGCCAGCCTGGAGGAGTACACCCAGAGGATCTATGAGCTGAGCGCCCGAACCGAAGCCCTGCAAGAGGAGATCCAGTGGGAGATGGCCGAGAGGGCCAAGAGGGGGAAGGAGACCCCTGTGCCCAGCTCCACAGAGCTGGAGGACATGGCCACCAAGATGAAAAGGGACCTGGAGGCCAAGGTCAAGCAAggcagccagctggagagcaacCTGGCCAGCGTGGAGAAGGCCCTGGAGGAAGCTGAAAGGAACCTGCAG GCCCAGACCCAAGAGCTGGAGGAGTTAAATAAGGAGCTGAGGCAGTGTAATTTGCAGCAGTTTATTCAGCAGACGGGGGCCACAGTGACCGTCCTGCAGGCCAGGTCCGAGGAGGACGCCCAGCCGGAGCCGAGCCCGCGCGAGCTGCCAGCCTGCCGGAGAAACGGAG GTTTTCCTCCCACCGCCAGCGTTGACTCGCCTCCCCGGGCCAGCACCAAGCAGCTCCTCGGCCATCCCAGGACCCTGCCGGAGCCCCTGGTGTCCAGCCTGAACCCCGAGG TCGTATCAACCAGGCAGAGCATCTGGAGGTAG